In Rhopalosiphum padi isolate XX-2018 chromosome 3, ASM2088224v1, whole genome shotgun sequence, the genomic stretch ctatattcttaatttatagaataaaaatgttcaaaaaattaaaactgaatcCAGAAAAAAGCGGTAGTGGGAGATAATTCCACGAACAGTGGACAGTGGATTTTGgtgtaattcaaaataataataaggtactATGTTGCTTGTGTAACGAAACAGTTGTAAGCCGtagttttaatgttaaaagaCATTTCGAGacagttcataataatatattttctctatCGGCTGAAGAAAAATTAGAATTGATTtctcaaaaagtaaaattttttagAAGTCaatcaaacaaatttaaagtggcgttcaaacaaaataataatttatcagccGCTAGTTTTTCTGTGTCGCATTGCATTGCGCAGCATGGTAAGCCACTTTCTGACGGAGAATACTTAAAAGAAGTTTTTGTTAAGGCGTCTAACATTTTGTTTCAtgattttactaataaaaatgaaataataaaacgtattaacGATTTGCCTGTTAGTAGAAATACTGTAAAAGATCGTATTATTTGTATGAGTAATGATATAACAGATCAGCTTCAAACAGATTTGGcttcagaaaattatttttcaatctgTCTTGACGAAAGTACAGATGTAACTTCACAGGCGCGACTAGCAGTCTTTGTTCAGTAGTGTTAATATTATGAGagaagaattaataaaattaatgacgaTTTCTACTAAAACAACTGGTCAAGATATTATGAATGTAGTACTTAAAGAATTcgccaatttaaaaataaatataaataatattgtttcaataaCTACGGATGGTGCCCCTAATATGGTTGGCAAACACAATGGATTTGTTCAACTTTTTTCGAAAGAAATTTCTCATCCGTTAATCAGTTTTCATTGTTTAATACATCAAGAAGCGTTGTGTGCTAAAGACAGTAGTTACAAAAGTTGTCAATTTCATTACATCTCGTGCTTTAAATAACCGacaatttactaaattattagatGAAGTTGAATCACAATACGCTGGCCTTTTAATGTATAACAGTGTTCGTTGGTTGAGTCGTGGTCAAGTTCTTCATCGATTTGTTGAATTATTAGAAGaaatacgattatttttattcgaaaaatcTCAAGACTATCCAGAACTTAAAGATTTAAATTGGTTGAACGATTTAATGTTTTTCACTGATTTTACtacaatgtataatgaattaaataaaaaacttcaaGGGCCCGGTCACATAGTCTTAACaatgtttgaaaatatcaaaggttttgaaaaaaaaattgaaatttattgtaaagatcttaaaaatgaaaaatttaaaacacatttgaAAAACCATCTGAACAATTCATTACACTTTGCAGATAGTCAGACTGACatcaaatgtataattaaaaaatatgttaatatattagaaaatacaactgaattattttctaatagatTTTCACAGTTTCGATGTCTAGAACCAacctttcaatttttaataaatccgcATAAAATTACATATGATGAACTTGATCTATCTTTTATTGAATGGTTAAATATCGAAAACTTAGAAATGGAATTTCTAAGATTTCTTAGAATTTCGGGGAAATGTAATTTggagaaataaatttattaatttaaacagtgAACTGGAAATGTAATTTggagaaataaatttattaatttaatcagtgaactggaaaaaaattattgtgaaattGATAGCAGTATTAAAACCGAAAACCTAATTCTTATTGAGTGGAAAAGTCTACCAAATTCATTTACATCCATGAAAAAATTAGCACTTTCATTATTGACTATGTTTGGTTCTACATATACATGTGAGCAGCTATTTTCCTCCATGAATTTTATCAAATCTACTTTGAGAAATCGTCTTGGAACAGATATCAGTGCAGcatgtattcaattaaaatctaCAAATTATAATCCCAGGATTGATTAGTTAGCTGGAAATATGCAGCAACAAATTTctcattaaaaacttatttttgtaattaaaaaaaatatgtgtttgtattaatatataatagtaaattaatgctgtaaagatatattaatatgtacatgtaactttataaatagtaaatagtaatagtaaacgctgtaaagttatattaatatgcaatagTTATAGTACCTAAACAGAAAATGctgtaaagtttaaatattttatacacctaacaacaaataaaatcatgtttatatgtttaattaattattttttaagcaaaaaaaaGGTCTGACACGCAAGGCAAATAAAATCAAACCAAACATTTTGATTTGACACGCAGTTATCAAAAGGTTCGCCATCCCTGGTTTATAGCATTTGTGACCCTACTAATACATCGACTTACAGATGGCTGGCTTATGTTGAGGATAGAGTTACCACCCAAACCTCTTTGGTAACTTTGAGCGTAGAAATGAACAGTAACTaggaactaaaaaaatatacaattaaatatttagataaaaagaattttatttatgtgaaaGAGAAACAAATCAAACCATTGGAACTAAATTAACTAACTTGCACTTCTGGAGATATCCCTGAAGTACGTTGAACAAGCAATAAAGGCCTAATAGCATTTATTACATCAAATGCTAGTTCGGGACTTATGCGGAACATGAATATAAATTCATCGAGAGGGAGATCAAAAGGATTTTGTTCATCTCTCAAAATCCTTCTTTCAATACGCCTTTCTTGAATTCGAACTCTTTCTTCCAACACAATAAGTTCCCACCTTAAAAATTCTAGAGCCATGTGCCTATTTCTATTTGAAAAAtcgtacttaataataaatatttcacagcatcaaaattcaaaatagtaaataattaataactagtaACTACGATAATAAATCAATGATAACATGAAATATGACGTTTTTCCTCTTATCCATCTCCGTTAAGTATTATCGAGGGGTCTTGATGGGTGTATTAGGTTagcgatattttattttcactatcGACAGTTTTAACGAAAATAATTGATAGGTTAACGAATATCTGTAATACAGAATCGCTTTTTTCGATAATATTCGATAAGAAAATTTTCGTTAGCTCAACGAATCGAAAGTTGTCGTTAAGCTACCTTATCGAGTTACAGAATAGCGCTACAGTCGGTTTCAACCAATCAAACTgtgaaagtttttaatttttttttaattaatattttaaattttcgatgAAAAAAATTTGATGAAATATTCAATTATGAGAATAATCATAGACTTATAGAAATAGACGGAACATTGGGTATGATAACGCGTGCAAGTGGGTGGAGCTTGTTTAGAGGATCGGGTGTTGAAAAATCGCgggaataattttttatatttaaatatatctataatataaacaatatatctattacttatagaaatatttataaacgattgtaataatattatttatagatgtaggttaatatgttattatctaatattatctattatctaatagaccgaaagtataatattatttttaataaagtacctattataattatttaaatttttaaatatttattaacagtttctacttttattatattattttgactattttgttatttattataattattatttataaatttgaataatacatttaatcatGAAAACATGCATTGTGTGTGAATGTAATGACCAAACAGCAACATTTcacaagtatatttattaaatgaattataattataatttttgcattttattaaattaaataattataagtagggCTTTGAATTTAATGCAccaaaaaaccttaaaaatgtcaaaaatatgcaaaataaagtTTCATAAATCGATTCGTTgttacataattcaaattatgtacttacaaAGCTTCATTTCACAATCACCAAAAAAAATCACAGCcctaattataagaaatatgtaTCTTtgtacaataagtaaaataaattttctagttattttttatataaatgtgttatatGCACTATTGTATAAAGGGCTCAGccagtcaaatattaataaatattaattataataaattagattcCCTAGTAATCCATCTATGAGGCAAAAGTGGTTAAATCAATGTAACATTAAAGGAACAATACCTAATTATTCATACTTATGTTCATCACATTTTAAAAAAGAGGATTATTTTAGTACGAGACTTAAGAAAAACGCACTCCCAAAACTTGTTgagtaagttaaaaatatgtgtatattttatatcattgtagtatgataattatactttttgggAATTTAGAGACcaaattgaaatacaatatgttCCCTCACATagcgaaaacaaaatattaagttgtTCAGAATCAAGTACACTATTTGTtgaaaataggtattattaagatcttgatagttaaatttataaaattccaaaatgtgtagtatatattactattatattatatttaacagtcCAAAAATATCTACTAGTACCCCTTTATCCAATGTGAATGACCATGGTGAAAATACAAgtgatttgtttataaatacaccACGATGTGCAAGAaggtaatttacaaatttatatttgtaatgcaGCAAATGAaaacttttgaatttatttattattaattttgtataggtTAATTTGGAGACCATCTAACGTTGCTAGTTTGACTAATGAAAACTTTTCAACACCTAGGAGAgctaaattaaacttaaatttaatcaaaaaccaATTAGTACTCAAAGATAAAAGGATTAAATGTTTAACAGAGTGTAATcgaagattattaaaaaaagtaaaaaacctTAAGGAAATGATAGTGGTtctagaaaaacaaaatatgttatctGAACAAGCATCACTAATTCTTAAGGTAACtaggttaaattaaatatttaatactaccactcaccaattaattttaatatgcctaaattaattattatttatttagtcttGCCAATCTTCAGTATTAAGAGAGCTtatgataaaaaacaaaaaaggaaAATTTACTGCTGAGCTTCGACAATTTGCTGtaacattacaattttattcagCTAGGGCATATGATTTTGTACGTATCACATTCAAAAATGTCTTGCCTCATCCAAAAAGTATCAGTCGGTGGTACAAAGTAGTTAATGGCAAACCAGGTTTTAGTAATGAAGCATTACATGCAATTTCTTTAAAAGCTGCCAATGAAAAAGTTGCCATTAATCTTACAGTTGATGAAatggcaattaaaaaaaatgttacatggACAGGGAGTGAGTGGAGTGGATTTGTAAATATGGGCACTGAAATTGGATATGATGGAGATGAGCAAGACAGGCCTCTAGCTACAAATATCCTTGTGTTTATGGCTGTTGCCATTAACAGTCACTGGAAAATCCCTGTAGGATATTTTGCAATTAATGGATTGAATGGTGAAGAAAGAGCTAATTTGTTgacaaaatgcattattttattacatgaaACGAATTCTCATTTACATTCTATTACGTATGACGgaacaaatgtaaataaaacaatgtgCACTAAATTAGGAGCCAATTTTTCTCCAAAAAACATGAAGGCTTATATTGACCACCCTATTACACAAcaaccaatttatttaatttgggaTGCAGCACACA encodes the following:
- the LOC132926375 gene encoding uncharacterized protein LOC132926375, producing MRQKWLNQCNIKGTIPNYSYLCSSHFKKEDYFSTRLKKNALPKLVEDQIEIQYVPSHSENKILSCSESSTLFVENRYY